Genomic segment of Candidatus Zixiibacteriota bacterium:
CCATTCCCTTTGGTCATCGGCTAACTGCCGACGCAATCGACGCAGTTCATCCTGATCCGGAGACAAATGACCTTTCCCGGGAAAGGCCGCCTCACCATCGACACACAACTGCTCTTTCCAGCGGTGAAGCAGATTGGCGCTGATCCCCAGCTCGCGAGCTACGGCCGCCACACCACGACGCTCATCAACCGCCAGCCGAACCGCAGCCTCCTTATAGCCACGATCAAAACTCCGCCGTTTCACCTGTGAACTCATAACTAAAACTCCTCCGTCCTTGATCATAACACTATCCTTTCTCTGTGTCCACTAAATCGGGGGAGGGTCATGTTCTTATATCCGGCGCATCTATGCATCCTTGTTTTTGTATCCAATTCGAGTTGAGTGTCTATCGCAACAGGAGTCAAAGTAAACTTGAATGAAGAAGTTGTTTCATTTTCACAAGAAAATAAGAAAAATATCATGTATGGAGAGTATGTAGATGTGTTCGAGTCTGAACATACATTGAGAGCGTTCCTTGAAGGCCATTCATATGGAAATGTAAATCCCTCATTGGTAATCAAGACAAGGCCTTCTACATTCTGGTTTCTTGTTCGTGTTGAAGTACCGGGCTCCCATAACCCTTCTTTAAGGTTCGGCTTAGCAAAGATTTATCGGTCTGTCACAATTAGAATAAAAAAGTGGCTGTACTGGCGAAATTATGCGGAATTTTCATTAACGCGAATCCCGATAATAGCTATGAATAATAAAACAAAAATTATTGATAACTAACATATCAACCGCTTATGAGTACGAGCCGTACTTTTTCGCCATCCCCCCCGCCAACAACAAAGCCGCCTGATTTCTCCATCAGACGGCTTGCATACAGACTAAATATTTCTGATCCCGCTTATAGCTTCTGACTCATTTTATTCCTCGGGTCGTCGGCGGGATTCACATACATTATTCCCCATGGCCCGACTCCGTGGAGTTGAATCACACAATCCTCGCGCGCCAGGGCAAAGTGAGTTGAGCCCTTTGCCATTACGGCATAACCACCGGGCAGTAAATCTTTGAGGGAGGTGGAATCCCAAACATCGCCAGTACCCATCGCGAAATTGCCAGATATGACTGTGACATGTTCAGCCTCGGGATGACTGTGCGGACGTATCAGCCAACCGGCGGGAAGGATTACACGCATAGTGAACGGACCTACTTTGCTCGGATCCCCTTCGAGAACAGCCCTTTTCGATCCCGGCGGAAGTGAATTGGGACCGTCACCCCACTGAAACTCTGCGGCTGTCAACATTATGTGCGCCGGTCCGGTATGAGCGGTATCGGTTGTTGCCGAATGAGTTGTCTGAGTGTTCGTCTGAGCCTGATTTTCGTTCTTGGAACAACTTGTCAATATGACAAGCGCCAAAAGACTTCCAATTACATTTTGCACATTTCGCATACTGTTTCCTCATGAAATTAAGGTGTTAGGCTTATAAATAAAACTGAGTCTACGAGAAGTCAAGATAAATGAATCCACAGGGTAAAGTTCGGTCCCCCTACTCGCAGGCCGCCGGCGGCTTCAGAGTCTGAAACAAATAGTCAATCAGTGTCAGAACATCGGTGATATCAATCACGCCGCTTCCATCAAGATCGCTCTCTGCCGGACAGCAGGGAGGGCTGTTTGAGACAAAGAGCTGGTCAATAAGCGATGCGAGGTCAGAAATATCCGTTACATGGGCGCCGTCGCAATCGACATTTCCCCGCCGCTCAAAACAGCACGGGGCATTGATATCACGAATGACTACTTTCCCCTCCCACGTCGGGACATAAATGGCATTGCCCGACGCTACAAATCGAATGAGGGTACCGGCGTTGAATTCCGAAGTGTCGATAAACATGACATCGTTGACTTTCCAGCCGGGAAGATCCCAGCGGAAGGTGGCTATCAATTGTCTCTCCGGAGACGGAGCCAATCCGTCACCGCTCATCCGCACCCCGCCGAACTGAAAGAGATCGTAGAGATTTGTGGTGTCAATACTGTTGCTTGCGAATACCTGATGTATGAAGCTAAATGAGGCCTTCGCCTGGGGTGACACATCGGCTGAAGTCATCACCGCGTTCTCATAGATCCACTTGAACCCGACAGTTGCCGCCACGATATATTGCGAATCAGTGTAGAAGTACAGCTCGGCGATCATGCGCGGGCTGGCATCATTGGCGGTCGGTTTGGTTATCACAAAGAGGATTGAGTCAGGCTGTCCTTCATCCTGGGCGGAGACGCGTGCTGAGGCACATATCCAAATGACAGAAGTGAGCGCTGACAAAAGCACTGTCCGATGCAAATACATATTTTCCTCCTGCGTCGATGCTCTGCCTGCATATTCGATCAGCCTTGACCGATAGATCTCTTTGTATGCCGATGACCGGATGAAGCACGAGTCGGCGCGAAACGCCCGGTCAGGTATAATTGATTATAAGAGGTTTCAATGAGATGTCAATACTGTGCAACGAGATTTTTTCGCCTCTTGTCTTGGCAGGCTCTGGAGCGGCGGATCCTCGAACCCGCAAATCACAAGACCGTCAGGCAGAAACGCCTGGCGGCACGTGTCCCCTCTCCTTCATTGCGGGACATGCTTCTTAACATGTCGCGGCAATCTCATGTTCGTCTTTGATGCAGGTACCACACCGCTTGCGGTGTGTCATGACGATTCTTCAATTAATATGTCACACTTGTTCGCCAATAATAGCGCCCAGCCATGTCGCGGTCAGACATACGATCACTGTAAGGAATATATTTGCAATCGCCCCTGTTGTATGTCCAGCGCGGAAGAGTTCAAGAGTCTCGAGGGTAAACGATGAGAAGGTTGTGAATCCGCCAAGAATTCCAATAGTCACAAACAATCGTAGATCCGAATTCGCAATAAATCGATGCGTGACTAAAGCCATCAAGAAACCAATCAAAAAGCAGCCCGCAACATTTACCGCGATCGTGCCATAAGGAAACTGCACAGCGCCATTTCTCTGAACTGCACTTGCTATGAGAAACCGGGCAGCCGATCCAAGCCCCCCGCCGAGAAAGACGAGCCAGACCTCCTTCAATTTAGACCACTATTACACAATTTCGACGTTTCCGTTGACATACTCCGAAGAATATAGCCTTACAAAGCCCCCGCTATCAATAGTTAAACTCCTGTATTTCCCATATATACACGCGTTTGTATAGTATTTGATCATTAAAAGAATAAGGAGAAAAATGGCAAATAATCGAATCCTTTACTGCCGATAATCGTATTGAGAAGAGGAAATGCCAGCAAAGTTAACCGCCATGCATTTACAGTCTCTAAAACATCAATGAATCTTTCATAACAACAAAACGGAGGTTATCCGATGAGAAATCTATGTTCTGCAATGGGCTTAACGGTCTTGCTTTCTGCAATGACTGTCGGATCGGCCAGCGCCGATGTCAATGTTGGACTATCAGTCAACAGTGATGGCCAGAAGAGCTTTTATCTCGCTATTGGGAGCCACTACAATGTCCCAGAGAAAGAAGTCATCATAGTCCGCGAAAAGAAAATCCCGGACGAAGAGCTTCCGGTCGTATTCTTCCTTGCTCGGAAGACCTCGGTGGCGCCTGAACTGCTGATAAGCCTTCGATTAAACGGCATGTCCTGGATGGCCATTGCCAAACAGTACAATGTCGGCGCCGATGTTTTTTATGTTCCCGTGGTCGTTGAGCCGGGACCGCCCTATGGCAAGGCGTATGGGCTTTACAAAAATAAAAAGAAATCTGAATGGAAAAAGATAGAACTGACTGATTCCGAGATTGTGAATTTTGTGAATCTGCGATTTATCTCAGATCATTACGGCTGTTCCCCCGATCAGGTTATAGAAATGCGCGAGAAGGGCAAAACATTTGTCCTGATAAACGGCGAAGTAAAAGCAAATAAAGGGCAGTCAAAAAAACAATCGGCCAGCATTGATTCTGATAAAGGCAAAAACAACAAAGGCAATGACAAGAAGAAAGACAAGTAGTCAGAATGTAAAGCCACATTCATATCGATATAAGAAAAGGCCATCTGAACAGATGGCCTTTTTATTTTCCTGACAACTCGGAGGACCAAGTCTACAATTTCGACGTATAATCAGTGCCGCATTTCGGCATGACTCCAGAACCAAACACCTGCTGAACAGTCTCAGCCGAAACCGATGGGCCAGCCTTTGTGCAGTGGGCATCAAAAGCCTTCTTTAGTTTAGCTGAGACATCGGTCGCCGTTGAGCCTTCGATATCTTTGCGCTCAAGCATAAATACCAGCTTGCCGTCTTTGAAAAGCGTGACCGATGGCGACGATGGCGGCATACCGGTCATATAATCCCGAGCCTTCTGCACGGCTTCGACATCAACACCAGCAAAAACAGTCGCTGACTGATCAGGAATGACGGTATTCTGAAGCGCAAGCGCGACACCGGGGCGTGCGTGTCCAGCGGCACAGCCGCAAACGGAATTGACCACTACCAGCGCGGTCCCTTTATTATTCTTCAAGAGGTCATCGACGTCTTGTGCGTTTTGAAGCGGTCGGACGCCGACCGCTTCAAGTTCTTTCCACATAAATGTGACTGCGTCCCGGTCATACATTGAAGGTTGGGCAAATTGCATATTCGTACTCCTTTAAAATCTTTCTCTTTCAAACCGCGCGGCGGGTTCGCCGCTTTCACTATATCCTGTGAATATATCAATTTTTTATCGTTTGGCAATGATTCTTGAGTCTTGATTTACCCGGCCTTTTTTCTGTTACTATATTACAATAAATAGGGAATTTCGATAAAATCGTGCATGACAGCATAAATTAACGTAATTTCAGATCAAGAGTGAGTAATCGATGGGAGAATAAAATATGCCAGAACCACTGGAATCAAAAAGCTGCATCCCCTGTAAACAGGGCGCGCCGAAACTTACAGACGAAGAAATCACAAAGATGCTGGGCGAGGTCGACAACTGGAGGGTTATTGAACAGAGCCAAAACGACAAACAATTCAACACGCTTGAAAAGCGGTTTTCGTTCAAAGATTTTCGGGCGGCGATGGCGTTTTTACGCCAAGTCGAAGAGTTGGCCGAATCGCAAGGCCACCATCCCGATTTTTGCGTGCATTATAATAAAGTCGATTTCACAATTTGGACGCATGCTATTGGCGGCCTGCACCAAAACGATTTTATCCTTGCCTCAAAAATAGACGGCTTGAAAAAGTAGGGGGGCGACGGAATGGGTTTTCTCTAAAGCCTATCAAAGCCTATCGAACTTATTACTGTAACTGAAGCCACTATCACTCCGTGGCATGAACCGGACCCGAACTACGCCTAGACCACTAGAACCAAGGCAATGAGACACTCTTCAAATCAGCTTGGTTCGGCGTTGTAGACTTCAGCGTCGAATGCAGGTAGCTGTTATTGTACCTTTCAATCCAGCCCGATATGGCCGTTGCCACTTCATGCGGCGAACTCCGCTCCCGCAACCACATCAGTTCTTCTTTGATGGTCCGCATAATCTGACAGAAAGCGCTACACCCAATCAAAAACGCCATCTCGTACGAGATGGCGTTTTCTGGTTTGAAGACTTGAAAAAATCTATATTAAAAAAGTCAGGCCGATTGAGTCATCAGTTTTTCAACGCGGGTATTGACTGCGCCAGCGTTAAGGCCGAGGGCTTTCATCAGACATGGCCTGCATATCCCGGTCTCTCCGATCTCATCCAGTCGCACTGCGAATGTGCGGCTTCGAGGGAAATTATCTCCCACTAATCTGTCGGGATTTTCGCCATGGTCGGCGGCATAGATATTACCCTTGACAACAAAGCCGTCTTCGGGGCTGGCAATCACTTTCGTGCAGGAATCACAAACAACAAATTCTTTAATCATAACAAATCCTTCCTCTCAACCGCTACAAGGTCTCTTTCACTCAATGCCCCTTTGAGCAACCTCTGTGCCGATCAACTGTAACTTCACAAATATCCTTTAAGTCATTGAATTGCATAGTATCTAATTTCCAGCCTTGAAGCTTCCTACCGTAAAAAACCTGAACCCTCTTGCACTATTGGAGCCTCTGTTTTTCGCTCTCTGCAGACTTCTTTGGTTTCCGGCCATAAAAGCCAAACCCCTTGTTTCCTCTCCATCCCCACTTGCCATTATTATTGAGTGGCGATAAATTACCTTATGAAAAGAGTGGAAAAAGGAGTTGGCCTCGAGTTTCGTACCCGATTATTATTTCTCTTTGCCGTATGGTGGCTTGTCTGGGCTGTGGAGCCTTGGCATTTTTCAGATTGGCTGTTGGAGAATATACTCACGTTTCTCTTTCTCCCGCTGCTTATACTCACCAAAGAAAGTTTTCGATTCAGCAATCTCTCCTATGGCGTCATTTTTGTTTTTTTGTCGCTTCACACAGTAGGCTCGCACTACACCTATGCCGAGGTCCCGTATGAACAATGGACAGAAATGCTCGGATTTTCACTCAACGGCCTATTTGGATTCACCCGGAATCACTTTGATCGGCTCGTTCATTTTCTGTTTGGGTTGCTGATGGTCTATCCGGTGCGCGAACTTTTTGTACGAGTAGCCGAAACAAAAGGGGCTTGGAGCTACTACTTCCCGATTGAGTTGGTTATGTCACTTTCGATGTTGTATGAAATTGTGGAGTGGGGAATAGCCGTGTTATTCGGCGGAGACCTCGGTCAGGCGTACCTCGGCACTCAGGGGGATATTTGGGATGCTCACAAAGATATGGGACTGGCAACACTTGGCGCTTGCATAGCTATGGCTATTGTTGCGGCAGTCAATTGGCGATTTCAGAAAGATTTCGCTCGTGAATTTTCCCACAGCCTGACCGTCAAGAAGCACACACCTCTTGGCGAGATCAGACTGCGGGAAATAACAAACAAAAAACAATTATAATAAGAGTTAAACTCTACGACAATGACGGATCTAACTGCCTAAGAGACAATAAACGGATCCGCGATTGCCATGACCTGCGCGCGGGTCAGCGGCTCATCGAAGGCTTCACTCGCCGCAGACGTATTCGGGAGTTCCACTCCGGCTTGAGTCCTGTTCTCTTCACCTGCGTACACTGCGTTTATTGTAGGAACATCGTTCTGATTTCCGGTGATCCAGCCTTTGAGACCGCGGAAACGACGTACTTCAGCAGCGTGGCGTGCTTCAACTGAATGAATCTGAAGCGCGACCGTCAGGATAGGTTTATTTCCAATAAGATTTCCCGCCTGGCCCTTATATGCCCGTACTCCCGTATCTTCAAAAGCTTGAGAGAGAACCCGGAAGGTGTTATAGTCAGTGAAGGGAGTTAGCGTTCCACCAGCGGTAAAATCAAATGTTGGCTTCGAAATAGCTTGTCCACCAAGAGTACTTTGAAGCAATGCAACGTGAGCAGTTTCGTGTTTGCTGATTTGCATAAACA
This window contains:
- a CDS encoding cupin domain-containing protein translates to MRNVQNVIGSLLALVILTSCSKNENQAQTNTQTTHSATTDTAHTGPAHIMLTAAEFQWGDGPNSLPPGSKRAVLEGDPSKVGPFTMRVILPAGWLIRPHSHPEAEHVTVISGNFAMGTGDVWDSTSLKDLLPGGYAVMAKGSTHFALAREDCVIQLHGVGPWGIMYVNPADDPRNKMSQKL
- a CDS encoding transposase, with amino-acid sequence MSSQVKRRSFDRGYKEAAVRLAVDERRGVAAVARELGISANLLHRWKEQLCVDGEAAFPGKGHLSPDQDELRRLRRQLADDQREW
- a CDS encoding BrxA/BrxB family bacilliredoxin, which produces MQFAQPSMYDRDAVTFMWKELEAVGVRPLQNAQDVDDLLKNNKGTALVVVNSVCGCAAGHARPGVALALQNTVIPDQSATVFAGVDVEAVQKARDYMTGMPPSSPSVTLFKDGKLVFMLERKDIEGSTATDVSAKLKKAFDAHCTKAGPSVSAETVQQVFGSGVMPKCGTDYTSKL
- a CDS encoding DUF2238 domain-containing protein, with translation MKRVEKGVGLEFRTRLLFLFAVWWLVWAVEPWHFSDWLLENILTFLFLPLLILTKESFRFSNLSYGVIFVFLSLHTVGSHYTYAEVPYEQWTEMLGFSLNGLFGFTRNHFDRLVHFLFGLLMVYPVRELFVRVAETKGAWSYYFPIELVMSLSMLYEIVEWGIAVLFGGDLGQAYLGTQGDIWDAHKDMGLATLGACIAMAIVAAVNWRFQKDFAREFSHSLTVKKHTPLGEIRLREITNKKQL
- a CDS encoding 4a-hydroxytetrahydrobiopterin dehydratase yields the protein MPEPLESKSCIPCKQGAPKLTDEEITKMLGEVDNWRVIEQSQNDKQFNTLEKRFSFKDFRAAMAFLRQVEELAESQGHHPDFCVHYNKVDFTIWTHAIGGLHQNDFILASKIDGLKK
- the crcB gene encoding fluoride efflux transporter CrcB, which produces MKEVWLVFLGGGLGSAARFLIASAVQRNGAVQFPYGTIAVNVAGCFLIGFLMALVTHRFIANSDLRLFVTIGILGGFTTFSSFTLETLELFRAGHTTGAIANIFLTVIVCLTATWLGAIIGEQV
- a CDS encoding ferritin-like domain-containing protein, producing MENSNIVDNPHSDSNASCDTSRRYAVKKSLALVGAGLALTALPLGMGKFSRKAFAQTGLTQQVIDVLNFALTLEFLENEFYNIGLATAGLIPAADRPVFMQISKHETAHVALLQSTLGGQAISKPTFDFTAGGTLTPFTDYNTFRVLSQAFEDTGVRAYKGQAGNLIGNKPILTVALQIHSVEARHAAEVRRFRGLKGWITGNQNDVPTINAVYAGEENRTQAGVELPNTSAASEAFDEPLTRAQVMAIADPFIVS